The following proteins are encoded in a genomic region of Vibrio taketomensis:
- a CDS encoding aromatic amino acid lyase yields the protein MPASVFSRSTESHNQDKVSMGTIASRDCRRVIELTEQVTAACLFASVQGIELREDKGNSSQHQ from the coding sequence ATGCCGGCGTCGGTGTTTTCGCGATCAACAGAGAGCCACAACCAAGATAAAGTGAGTATGGGCACCATAGCCTCCCGAGATTGCCGAAGAGTGATTGAGTTAACAGAGCAAGTGACAGCAGCCTGTTTATTCGCGTCTGTTCAAGGGATTGAGTTGCGTGAAGACAAGGGCAACTCGAGCCAGCATCAATGA
- a CDS encoding acyl-CoA thioesterase yields the protein MQVVWHGNYYRYLEEARRALLDKIDFPYIEMKRLGYAFPVVDTRMKYVSPAQHAHKLEVTATLVEWENRLKIDFVIFNHDTNKICVKAYTIQCAVELETNEMLYASPRRLLEKVEACVE from the coding sequence ATGCAAGTCGTATGGCATGGAAATTATTATCGTTATCTTGAAGAAGCGCGCCGTGCGTTATTAGATAAGATTGATTTTCCCTATATTGAAATGAAGCGCCTAGGTTATGCTTTTCCAGTTGTTGATACGAGAATGAAATATGTTTCTCCTGCCCAACATGCACACAAATTGGAAGTAACCGCGACATTAGTTGAATGGGAGAATCGCTTAAAAATAGATTTTGTGATTTTTAATCATGATACCAACAAAATTTGTGTTAAAGCCTACACGATTCAATGTGCTGTTGAGCTGGAAACCAATGAAATGTTGTATGCGTCTCCGAGGCGTTTATTAGAAAAGGTTGAAGCATGCGTAGAATAA